A region of Flocculibacter collagenilyticus DNA encodes the following proteins:
- a CDS encoding cation diffusion facilitator family transporter: protein MTDLTTHKSSRRRLQIALMLTCTFMVIQLLGAYFSNSLAVLADASHLFVHNSSLFIALIASYLAVKIAHNYSDGFRRAELTGGLINAILYLLISGIILWEGGERLFAHQHGDHHEVNTFLMSTISGVGFLFHTAAAFVLYKGRNESINVYAVFLHTFFDVLSTVITFVSGVAIHYTGWAVIDVMSSMLITLFVLYTGIKLLYGCVTGLLKSDQRIPPIGRIESIIKTVEHIGSVHNLYVKNADGKVYFGAHIVLKGTCTKEKHDELCRYEVETLLKERFNIEHSVLQIEAAPTNGSEQCNAQHH from the coding sequence ATGACCGATTTAACCACGCACAAATCATCTCGTAGAAGACTACAAATAGCATTAATGCTGACTTGCACGTTTATGGTTATTCAATTGTTGGGTGCGTATTTTTCTAATTCACTGGCAGTATTAGCTGATGCCAGTCACTTGTTTGTTCATAACAGCTCATTATTTATTGCCTTGATAGCATCTTATTTAGCCGTAAAAATCGCCCATAACTATTCTGATGGTTTTCGAAGAGCAGAACTGACCGGAGGATTAATTAACGCGATTTTATATTTATTAATCAGCGGTATTATTTTGTGGGAAGGAGGGGAGCGGTTGTTCGCTCATCAACATGGCGATCACCATGAAGTAAACACATTTCTAATGTCTACCATCTCTGGTGTTGGGTTTTTATTTCACACCGCTGCCGCGTTTGTGCTTTATAAAGGGCGCAACGAAAGTATTAATGTGTACGCGGTATTTTTGCATACCTTTTTTGATGTGCTGTCTACTGTGATTACGTTCGTATCGGGAGTGGCAATTCATTACACCGGCTGGGCTGTAATTGACGTGATGTCGAGTATGCTCATTACGTTATTCGTGCTATATACCGGTATCAAATTGCTGTATGGATGTGTCACTGGCTTGTTAAAAAGCGATCAACGGATACCACCGATTGGTCGAATAGAAAGTATTATTAAAACGGTAGAGCATATTGGTAGTGTGCATAACCTTTATGTGAAAAATGCAGATGGTAAAGTGTATTTTGGTGCACATATAGTGCTAAAAGGAACTTGCACAAAAGAAAAGCATGATGAATTGTGTCGTTACGAAGTAGAAACGCTATTAAAAGAGCGGTTTAATATTGAACATAGCGTGTTACAAATTGAGGCTGCACCAACGAATGGATCTGAGCAGTGTAACGCACAGCACCATTAA
- the slmA gene encoding nucleoid occlusion factor SlmA, translating into MPANKRSNRKEDILQSLATMLETSHGQRITTAALAKQVGVSEAALYRHFPSKARMFEGLIDFIEDSLLSRINMILEKEKTTINRIYQIMQLILGFAEKNPGISRILTGDALMGEQDRLRDRIAALFDKLETQLKQVLRERKLRESKTFTVDEAQFANFLLAYVEGRINQFVRSEFKRSPLENFAEQWKAIELSWN; encoded by the coding sequence ATGCCAGCAAATAAACGCAGTAACCGTAAAGAAGATATTTTACAAAGTTTAGCTACCATGCTTGAAACAAGCCATGGCCAACGCATCACTACCGCCGCCCTCGCCAAACAGGTTGGTGTATCAGAGGCGGCCTTGTATCGTCATTTTCCGAGTAAAGCTCGGATGTTTGAAGGACTAATCGACTTTATTGAAGATAGCCTTTTATCTCGCATTAATATGATCCTTGAAAAGGAAAAAACCACCATTAATCGCATCTACCAAATTATGCAATTAATTCTGGGTTTTGCTGAAAAGAACCCGGGCATTAGTCGTATTTTAACGGGTGATGCACTAATGGGTGAGCAAGATCGTTTACGAGATCGAATTGCAGCATTATTCGACAAGTTAGAAACTCAGCTTAAGCAAGTGCTGCGTGAGCGAAAGTTACGAGAAAGCAAAACCTTTACAGTAGATGAAGCGCAGTTTGCAAACTTTTTACTGGCTTATGTTGAAGGCAGAATTAATCAATTTGTTCGTTCTGAATTTAAACGTAGCCCATTAGAAAACTTTGCCGAACAATGGAAAGCAATAGAGCTTAGCTGGAACTAG
- the dut gene encoding dUTP diphosphatase yields MSLNSIDVKILDSRIGNEFPLPEYATPGSAGMDLRACLEQPLTVLPGETHLIPTGLSIHIENTGYCATILPRSGLGHKHGIVLGNLVGLIDSDYQGPLMVSLWNRGNESFTVEVGDRIAQLVFMPVVQPSFNLVNNFDASERGEGGFGHSGKK; encoded by the coding sequence ATGAGTTTAAATTCTATTGATGTAAAAATTCTTGACTCACGTATTGGCAACGAATTCCCATTACCAGAATACGCCACTCCGGGTTCAGCAGGAATGGATTTAAGAGCATGTCTTGAACAGCCTTTAACAGTACTGCCTGGCGAAACACACTTAATTCCAACTGGACTATCTATTCATATAGAAAACACTGGCTATTGCGCCACTATCCTTCCTCGCTCAGGATTAGGCCATAAACATGGCATCGTGTTAGGCAACTTAGTAGGATTAATTGATTCTGATTACCAAGGCCCACTAATGGTGTCTTTATGGAACCGTGGTAATGAAAGCTTTACTGTTGAAGTGGGTGATCGCATTGCGCAGTTAGTATTTATGCCAGTAGTGCAACCTAGCTTTAATCTAGTAAACAACTTTGATGCCTCGGAACGTGGTGAAGGTGGCTTTGGTCATTCTGGTAAAAAATAA
- the coaBC gene encoding bifunctional phosphopantothenoylcysteine decarboxylase/phosphopantothenate--cysteine ligase CoaBC yields MSVLTNRNILIGISGGIAAYKCAELVRRLKDHQTNVRVVMTSAAKSFITPLTMQAVSGNPVADDLLDPAAEAAMGHIELAKWADLIVVAPASADVLARINAGMANDLLTTLILATDAPIALVPAMNQQMYKAPATVHNLAQLQQKQFHIWGPAQGEQACGDIGPGRMLEPAEILEHIQQQITAQDEATQSPQLLANTTVTITAGPTREALDPVRYISNHSSGKMGVALAQACLDLGAQVNLIHGPIQLPLPVNANAIAIESAQQMHDEALIHAKQSDIFIACAAVADYRPVDIADQKIKKSTDEITLRMVKNPDIVAAVAGLTEHRPFTVGFAAETQDVEKYAKDKMKRKKLDMICANDVSIAGQGFNSDNNALNVFWQNEHCSLPCASKTSLAMSLMKVIKQQFDNQK; encoded by the coding sequence ATGAGCGTGTTAACTAACCGTAATATATTAATTGGAATAAGTGGTGGTATTGCTGCTTATAAATGTGCGGAACTTGTCAGGCGTTTAAAAGATCACCAGACAAATGTACGCGTAGTAATGACAAGCGCAGCGAAATCATTTATTACTCCGCTTACCATGCAAGCAGTATCGGGTAACCCGGTTGCTGATGATTTGCTAGATCCTGCCGCCGAAGCGGCAATGGGACACATAGAGCTGGCAAAATGGGCCGACTTAATTGTGGTTGCGCCAGCGTCTGCTGATGTATTAGCGAGAATTAACGCAGGTATGGCTAATGATTTACTTACTACGCTTATACTCGCCACTGATGCTCCTATAGCATTAGTGCCCGCCATGAACCAACAAATGTACAAAGCGCCTGCTACGGTTCATAACTTAGCTCAATTACAACAAAAACAATTTCATATTTGGGGACCTGCCCAAGGTGAGCAAGCTTGTGGTGATATTGGCCCAGGTCGTATGTTGGAGCCTGCTGAAATTCTTGAACATATCCAACAGCAAATAACCGCTCAGGATGAGGCAACGCAATCGCCCCAGCTATTAGCCAACACAACCGTTACCATCACTGCAGGTCCTACCCGCGAGGCGCTCGACCCTGTACGGTATATTAGCAATCACAGTTCGGGAAAAATGGGCGTTGCGTTAGCTCAAGCCTGTTTAGACTTAGGCGCACAGGTTAATTTAATTCACGGACCGATTCAATTACCTCTCCCAGTGAACGCTAACGCAATCGCAATTGAGTCAGCACAGCAAATGCACGATGAAGCGCTAATACATGCCAAACAAAGCGATATCTTTATTGCGTGTGCGGCGGTAGCAGATTATCGACCTGTAGATATAGCTGATCAAAAAATTAAGAAGTCGACTGACGAAATCACCCTGCGGATGGTTAAAAATCCAGATATTGTTGCAGCTGTTGCAGGGCTAACTGAGCACCGTCCGTTTACTGTTGGCTTTGCAGCCGAGACGCAAGATGTTGAAAAGTACGCAAAAGATAAAATGAAGCGCAAAAAGCTAGACATGATTTGCGCCAATGACGTGTCGATAGCAGGGCAAGGTTTTAACAGCGACAATAATGCATTAAACGTATTTTGGCAGAACGAGCACTGTTCGTTACCATGCGCTTCAAAAACATCCCTCGCTATGTCACTGATGAAAGTGATAAAACAACAATTCGATAACCAAAAATAA
- the radC gene encoding RadC family protein → MQITALPQHDRPREKLLIKGAHALSDAELLAIFLRTGIKGVNAIELAMQLLEQFGSLRELLSSPYDNFCEKKGLGQAKFVQLQAVMEMARRYYHETLEREDALTSPDAVKQYLSAQLRDQPYEVFACMYLDSQHRVIKFEPLFYGTIDSAAVYPRVVVQKVLEKNAAAVILSHNHPSGVAEPSQADKVITRRLQEALKLIDVRVLDHFVVGDGNIVSFAERGLI, encoded by the coding sequence ATGCAAATTACCGCATTACCGCAACACGATCGTCCTCGAGAAAAGCTACTAATTAAAGGTGCTCATGCATTAAGTGATGCTGAGTTACTCGCCATTTTTTTACGAACAGGCATTAAAGGCGTAAATGCTATTGAGTTGGCAATGCAGTTGCTAGAACAGTTTGGTAGTTTACGCGAACTATTAAGCAGCCCGTATGACAATTTTTGTGAAAAGAAAGGGCTTGGACAAGCAAAGTTTGTTCAATTACAGGCCGTGATGGAAATGGCTCGTCGTTATTACCATGAAACCCTTGAACGAGAAGACGCGTTAACGTCACCAGATGCGGTTAAGCAATATTTATCAGCACAACTGCGCGATCAACCGTATGAAGTTTTTGCTTGTATGTATTTAGATAGCCAGCATCGAGTGATTAAATTCGAGCCGCTGTTTTACGGCACGATTGACAGTGCAGCGGTTTATCCAAGAGTGGTCGTGCAAAAAGTGTTGGAAAAGAACGCAGCAGCCGTGATTTTAAGCCACAATCATCCATCAGGTGTGGCTGAGCCTAGTCAAGCAGATAAAGTGATTACACGACGCTTACAGGAAGCACTTAAATTAATTGACGTGAGAGTGCTTGATCACTTTGTAGTTGGGGACGGAAATATTGTATCATTCGCGGAGCGCGGCTTAATTTAA
- the rpmB gene encoding 50S ribosomal protein L28 — protein sequence MSKVCQVTGKRPVVGNNRSHAKNATKRRFLPNLQSHRFWVESENRFVKLRLSTKGMRVIDKKGIDAVLTEIRARGEKI from the coding sequence ATGTCTAAAGTTTGCCAAGTAACAGGTAAGCGTCCAGTGGTTGGTAACAACCGTTCGCACGCGAAAAATGCTACTAAGCGTCGTTTTTTGCCTAACCTACAGAGCCATCGTTTCTGGGTTGAAAGTGAAAACCGCTTTGTAAAACTACGTCTATCTACTAAAGGTATGCGTGTTATTGATAAAAAAGGTATCGACGCGGTACTAACTGAGATCCGCGCTCGCGGTGAAAAAATTTAA
- the rpmG gene encoding 50S ribosomal protein L33, with protein sequence MRDKIRLVSTAGTGYFYTTDKNKRNMPEKMEIKKYDPKVRKHVIFKEAKIK encoded by the coding sequence ATGCGTGATAAGATTCGTTTAGTTTCTACAGCTGGTACTGGTTATTTTTATACTACTGATAAAAATAAGCGTAACATGCCTGAAAAAATGGAAATCAAAAAGTACGATCCTAAGGTTCGTAAGCACGTGATTTTCAAAGAAGCAAAAATTAAATAA